One Clostridium sp. CM027 genomic window carries:
- a CDS encoding YggS family pyridoxal phosphate-dependent enzyme, translating to MTIGEAYNKIKSEIPENVTLICVSKTRQIDEIKEAYTSGARDFGENKVQELIGKYDSLDIDARWHFIGHLQTNKVKYIVGKVYLIHSLDSVHLLQEIEKRYASKNEIARVLIQINIGKEAAKTGIAVEEVSSIIKVCEECKNVKIKGLMATIPIGNDESSRGYFTQMKTIFDDLKAFKYKNVSMEILSLGMSKDFQIALEQGANMIRLGEKIFGKRDYKKLEV from the coding sequence TTGACTATTGGGGAAGCTTATAACAAAATAAAAAGCGAGATTCCAGAAAATGTAACACTAATATGCGTTTCTAAGACTAGACAAATTGATGAAATAAAAGAAGCATACACATCTGGGGCTAGAGATTTTGGAGAGAATAAAGTACAAGAATTAATTGGAAAATATGATAGCTTAGACATTGATGCTAGATGGCACTTTATAGGACATTTACAGACAAATAAGGTGAAATATATAGTTGGAAAAGTTTATCTTATTCATTCTTTAGATAGCGTACATTTATTGCAAGAAATTGAAAAGCGTTATGCTTCTAAAAATGAAATTGCCAGGGTTTTAATTCAGATTAATATAGGAAAAGAAGCTGCAAAGACAGGTATAGCTGTTGAAGAAGTAAGTTCTATAATAAAAGTGTGTGAAGAATGTAAAAATGTGAAAATTAAAGGACTAATGGCTACAATTCCTATCGGTAACGATGAAAGTTCTAGAGGATACTTTACCCAGATGAAAACTATATTTGATGATTTAAAAGCTTTTAAATATAAAAATGTTTCCATGGAAATCCTATCATTAGGTATGAGTAAAGATTTTCAAATTGCGTTAGAACAAGGCGCTAATATGATAAGACTTGGGGAGAAAATATTTGGTAAACGAGATTACAAGAAACTGGAGGTATAA
- a CDS encoding cell division protein SepF: protein MSSKVMNKVMGFLGMAEEEEDEVQEMENEEENVDIESLMNANKKQSKVVNIHTSTSTKVVIIKPDDFDEATTISDNLKARKIVVVNTNGLEAKTGQRLLDFVGGVCYALSGELQQVEKGVYIMSPSNVEVDNALKNELSSKGIFNWNK, encoded by the coding sequence ATGTCAAGTAAAGTAATGAATAAGGTTATGGGGTTTTTAGGTATGGCAGAGGAAGAAGAGGATGAAGTTCAAGAAATGGAGAATGAAGAGGAAAATGTGGATATTGAATCATTGATGAATGCAAACAAAAAGCAAAGTAAGGTAGTAAATATTCATACCTCGACATCTACAAAAGTAGTTATCATAAAACCAGATGATTTTGATGAAGCAACTACCATAAGCGATAATTTAAAAGCTAGAAAAATCGTAGTAGTTAACACTAATGGATTAGAAGCTAAAACTGGTCAAAGATTATTAGATTTTGTTGGAGGAGTATGCTACGCTTTAAGTGGTGAGCTTCAGCAAGTAGAAAAAGGAGTGTATATAATGTCTCCTTCTAATGTAGAAGTTGATAATGCATTGAAAAATGAACTAAGCTCAAAAGGAATTTTTAATTGGAATAAATAA
- a CDS encoding YggT family protein has protein sequence MYRLIGMIFNVLEYAIIIEVGLSWVYRGRSNQYIELLHKITGPLLEPGRKVQEKYFSNTMVDFSPIIALIILMILRKIVYIIL, from the coding sequence TTGTATAGATTAATTGGAATGATTTTTAATGTGTTAGAGTATGCAATTATCATAGAAGTGGGTTTGTCTTGGGTTTATAGGGGGAGGTCAAACCAATATATAGAATTATTACATAAAATCACAGGACCTCTATTAGAGCCAGGTAGAAAAGTTCAAGAGAAATATTTTAGTAATACAATGGTAGATTTTTCACCAATAATTGCACTTATTATTTTGATGATTTTAAGAAAAATTGTGTATATTATACTGTGA
- a CDS encoding RNA-binding protein: protein MGKKEFLNSIDCDDKNLISNIFNKMQIAEKTNKIIFTNDFITPAIWNQTSAICEKYKTKAFTNGIFKEADRRMLSFSVGGEPEEYPIDLLKIINKSKFNKLEHKDYLGAIMSLGINREKLGDLIIQDAICYAPVTSDISNYIINSLNNIGNCPCEVSEYDYKLQGLPERKFQEKIIISTSLRLDSMVSAICNISRNNSVALISSGKILVNYFQCLKKDKVIKSNDTLTIRGYGKLKIADIRGVTQKDRLKVAIKQYI, encoded by the coding sequence ATGGGAAAAAAGGAATTTCTTAATAGTATAGATTGTGATGATAAAAATTTAATTTCTAATATATTTAATAAAATGCAAATAGCTGAAAAGACAAATAAAATCATATTTACTAATGATTTTATAACTCCAGCTATATGGAATCAAACTTCCGCTATATGCGAAAAGTATAAAACAAAAGCATTCACTAATGGTATATTTAAAGAGGCTGACAGGAGAATGTTATCATTTTCAGTTGGCGGAGAACCTGAAGAATATCCTATAGATTTATTGAAAATAATCAACAAATCCAAATTTAACAAATTAGAGCATAAGGATTATTTAGGTGCAATAATGTCTCTAGGAATTAATCGAGAAAAACTAGGTGACTTAATAATTCAAGATGCAATATGTTATGCACCAGTTACTAGTGACATTAGTAATTACATAATTAATAGTTTGAATAATATAGGAAATTGTCCATGTGAAGTTAGTGAATATGATTATAAATTACAGGGCCTTCCAGAGAGAAAATTCCAAGAAAAAATCATTATATCTACGTCACTTCGCCTTGATAGTATGGTTTCAGCTATATGTAATATTTCAAGAAATAATTCAGTTGCACTAATATCTTCAGGTAAAATATTAGTGAATTACTTTCAGTGTTTAAAAAAAGATAAGGTTATCAAAAGCAATGATACTTTAACAATTAGGGGATATGGAAAGCTAAAAATTGCAGATATTAGAGGAGTCACTCAAAAGGATCGTTTAAAAGTTGCAATAAAGCAATATATTTAG
- a CDS encoding DivIVA domain-containing protein, producing MRITSMDINNKEFKKGLRGYNADEVDEFLDKVSEEYEIMYKENSTLKEKKNFLEEKLEHHVKIESTIQNTLVLAQNAAEQAKFCAQKEAELVIKNANDSSQRLIDKAHNDVLKINDEYEITKQEFAKFRTKFRNFMNCQFEMFEGLENDYFRNYNLGNEVYENNDNISDSETDVSLKYSDVTLKNIDEKEFNSNDIEEIKTFFAKG from the coding sequence ATGAGAATAACATCTATGGATATTAACAATAAAGAGTTTAAAAAAGGCTTAAGGGGATATAATGCTGATGAAGTCGATGAATTTTTAGATAAGGTATCTGAAGAATATGAAATTATGTATAAAGAGAATTCAACTTTAAAAGAAAAAAAGAACTTTTTAGAAGAAAAATTAGAGCATCATGTTAAAATAGAATCTACAATTCAAAATACATTAGTATTAGCTCAAAATGCAGCAGAACAAGCAAAGTTTTGCGCTCAAAAGGAAGCGGAATTGGTTATTAAAAATGCAAATGACTCTTCTCAAAGATTGATAGATAAGGCTCATAATGATGTACTTAAGATAAATGATGAATATGAAATAACTAAGCAAGAATTTGCAAAGTTTAGAACGAAATTTAGAAATTTTATGAATTGTCAATTTGAGATGTTTGAAGGCTTAGAAAATGACTATTTTAGAAATTACAATTTGGGTAATGAAGTTTATGAAAATAATGATAATATAAGCGATAGTGAAACAGATGTTTCGTTAAAATATTCTGATGTAACACTCAAAAACATTGACGAAAAAGAGTTTAATAGCAATGATATAGAAGAAATAAAAACCTTTTTTGCAAAAGGGTAA